TTTCTCTGGCTGTCATTTTTCCTTCGTCACGAAGCTTTTGTAATCTCTTCTCTCCGCCTCCTTTTTTTATTTCAGCCAGCAATTGATTAATATCGGATAATTTTAATCTATTCTGATCTTCCCGTTTGTTGAATTCAAGGTCCATAAAATTTCAATTTTTTACGTCTAAAGATACTATTTTTATAATGAATGTGTAGAAAAGTAAAACACTTGTTTAATATGTTGGTTCTCAGAAAATTGTGATATTTTTAACAGAAAAATATTTTTAAATCAATGATATTTTTTCTAACTTTACTTCAGAGTAAAAGGGATAATTATCCCTGATAAATACTCTAAGTTCCTAGTTTATTTTTTTAATAGTTTATTATTTGAAGGCCCTGAAAGTTGACCAAATTTTCAGGGTTTTTATTGTTCTATGGATCACAATAATTACATTAATGGGGGTTACTCCGAATAATATTTTCTGTATTCTACTATATTAAGAAAAGATGATCCTTTATTTTTTTTGTATTTTTTATAAGGGATAAAACCTAATTTTTCCGGTATCTTTTTACTGGCAATATTTTCTTCATCTACAGGATATAAAATATACTTAAAAGTAAAATGATTCTCTATAAACTGAATAAGGTTTATAATTATTTCTGTACCCAAACCCACACCCTGCACACTTTTTTTCAGCCACAAACCTACTTCTATAGATTCAGAGGTTATATGATGAATACCACAGCAACCCATAAAATTTTCATCTGAATCAACTGCTACCATTACCAAATCAGTATTATTTAACAGTGATTTTTTTGAATGGTCTACAAAACTGAGAACATCATTCATATTACCCTCCGGATTGAAAGGCATATATCTTGTAATTTCTGCTGTAAAATAGGTATTAATGTCATCGGCATAATCCTCTACAATCGGTTTTAATATCAGCCGGTCAGTTTTAATTGTAATATTACTGTTCAGTTTCATTATGGGTTTAATGATTAATATTTTAATTTCCTTTTATCGTTTCAAAGATATTCTTCTAAATAATTACTTTCCATAATTTTTTGTTAAACAATTATTTGTTTTTGTATGATATTTATAAAGCCTATTTGTAGATTTGCATTTAAAAATTTACAGTAGATAAGTTATGCAAAAATTAGCACTTTTCAGGTTGCATTTGATTGTTTTTTTGTGGGGGTTCACTGCAATTTTGGGAAAGCTGATTCAGGCCAATGCCCAGATTCTTGTTTTTTACAGAATGCTATTTGCTGCCATATTTCTGTTTGTATTCATCAGGATTTATAAAAAGGAGAGTATAAAAGTCTCTAAGAAGATCTTTTTTCAGCTGGCAGGAATAGGTTTTGCGATGGCCCTCCATTGGTACTGTTTTTTTTATTCCATTAAAGTCTCAAATGTTTCAATTGCGCTAAGCTGTCTGTCACTTTCCACTTTATTTGCTTCAATATTAGAGCCAATTATATTTAAAAGAAAGATTGATGTATCAGAAGTCGTTATGGGTGCAGTCATTGTTGCATGTATACTACTGATCTTTAAAACAGAATTTCATTTTAAAGAAGGTATTATCTATGGCGTTCTCTGTGCAGTGTTCGGAACTGTTTTTTCTGTTTTTAATGGGAAAATGTTTGGAAAAACAAGCTCTGGAAACATTATTTTTTATGAAATTTTCTGTGGATGGTTCATTTTGATGCTATTTTATGTAGGAACAGGGCATATTTTTGAAATGAATGAAATAAACTATAGAGATTTGGCGTTAATATGCTTGTTAGCAAGTGTTTTTACCGCCTTTCCGATGCTGGAGTCGGTGAAACTAATGAAATATATTTCGCCTTTTACATTAATTTTAACAGTTAATTTAGAACCTGTTTACGGAATTGTACTAGCTTTTTTTATCTTTGGGGATTCAGAAGAGATGAGCCCGATATTTTATATAGCTTCAGGCGTTATGATACTGGCAATCATTGTGAACGGATTATTGAAATCCAGAAAAATAAAAAAACAAAAAACTTTTAACTAAGCATCAATTTTATATGATGAAAAAATATTTTTTACTTGCATTTTTACTGCTGTTTGGGATGTCTCAATCTCAGATTATCAGAAAATATTCCAATGAATTTTTGAATATAGGAGCTGGAGCCAGAGGACTCGCTATGGGAGGAGCTGTAATTTCCAACCAGGATGATGTTTATTCTCCTATGTGGAACCCAGCCGGTTTAATGGCCATAGAACGGGACTGGCAGGGAGCAGCCATGCACGCAGAATATTTTGAATCTATTGCGAAATATGATTACCTGGCCTATGCAAAAGTTTTGGAAGAAGGGGTATTTGGAGTGTCTGTCGTAAGATTAGGGGTAGATAACATCCTTAATACAACACAAATGATTGATGCTGAAGGAAATATTGACTACGATAAAATTACAAAGTTTTCCCAGTCTGACTATGCAGCCATTCTTTCTTACGCTTTTCACCCTGCAGGAAATCCTAAACTTGACGTAGGGGTAAATGCTAAAATTGTGTACAGAAATGTAGGTAAATTTGCCAGTGGCTATGGTTTTGGTTTTGATATCGGAGCGATCTATAAAGCTGATAACGGCTGGAAATTCGGGGGTATGTTGCGTGATGCAACAACTACCGTCAACTTTTGGAGCATCAACCAAAAAGAACTTTCAACAGTGGTAAATGGGGAAGAATTTAACCCGGCACCGAAAGATAAAATGGAACTTACCATGCCCAAACTGAATGCAGGAGCAAGTAAAGTATTCAATATCAACAGTAGCCTGTATGTTTTACCGGAAGCCGGGATCAATGTAGATTTTGCTAAAACAGCGGCTTTAATATCTACAGATTTTGCAAGTATTACACCCTATGCAGGTGCTGAATTGGGCTATCAGAAAATGATTTTTGTAAGACTTGGGGTAAACAGATTCCAGTCTATCACGGATATAGAAGACCTTAAAAGAAAAGTTTCTTTCCAACCGAGTGCCGGTATAGGAATTAAGTACAGAGGCCTTACACTGGATTATGCGATTACCAATTCAGGAATCGGGGGATCTAATTTCTATTCTAATTTTTTCTCTCTTAAATTAGATATGGGGCAATTCAGAAATGATTAATTTTGAAATGTAATTTAAAAACAATGAAAAAGATTTCAGTATTCACTTTAATGCTCGCAGTAACTGCTGTTTTTGGTCAGAAAGTATCAGACTATAAATATATTTCTATTCCGAAGACATTTAAAGACTTTGAGAAAGATTCTTATGACTTAGAGGCGTCCTTAGCTAAAGCTTTAAAATCAAAAGGATATACTGTTATTCAGGAAGGAAAAGATGCCTGGCCAGCAGAAATTGGGCAAAACTCATGCAGCATTGCAAAAGCAAATGTAATAAACAGCAGCAGTTTTCTTAAAAATAAAACTGTACTTGAGTTCAAAGATTGCAATGATAAAGTTGTATTTTCATCAAAAGGAGCCTCAAGTATAAAAGAATACAAAGAAGGATATCAGGATGCTCTTAAACAATCTTTGATTTCTCTTCCGGCTTCAAATCCTATAGCGATTGTAGAAACAGTAAAAGCTACACCTGTAACCACAGAACCTGTTACTAAAAATGATGTTTCTTCATCATCACCTGTTTCAGAAAATAAATCCGGAAAATATTCAAACGGTAAGCTGAATCTTCAAAAAATTCAGGTTGACGCGAATCAGTTTATTTTAGCAGATAGTGGAAGTTCTATACCTTTCGCTGTTTTTAAAACATCATCGAAAAAAGATGTTTTTAGAGTAAAACTTTCAGACGGAAGTTATACCATCGGATATTTTGAAAATGGAAATATCGTTATTGATGTTCCACAGGGTGAAAACGGATATACTAAGGAAATATTTAGCACAAGTAAGTAATAATTACTTTACAAAATATAGAAATAAGCTCTTAATCAAAGAGCTTATTTTTTTACTGTCCGTTAAAAAATTCCCAAATCACCTTGGCCTTACTCTTCCCAAGAATTTCTTCCAGTGTTTCCAGATTGGATTCTTTAATTCTTTTAACTGATTTCAGTTTTGAAAGCAACAGTTCAATTGTTTTTTCGCCAACCCCTGGAATCTCCTCGAGTTCAGATTTTATAGTAGAATTTTTTCTTCTTGTTCTGTGATGCTTTACCCCAAAACGGTGCGCCTCATCACGTACTCTTTGCAGGATCTTTAATGTCTCTGATTTTTTATCGAGATATAAAGGAATAGAATCTTCGGGAAAGAAAATTTCTTCAAGTCTTTTCGCAATTCCGACAATGGTGATTTTACCGTATAAGCCTAATAATCTTAAACTTTTTACAGCAGAAGAAAGCTGGCCTTTTCCACCATCGATAAGAATCAGCTGGGGCAGATCTTCCCCTTCATCAAGCATTCTTTTATAACGACGGTAAATTACTTCTTCCATCGTAGCAAAGTCATTGGCGCCAACTACAGTTTTCGGGTGAAAAATTCTATAATCTGCTTTGCTTGGTCGTCCGTCTTTAAAAACGACACATGCAGAAACAGGATTCGTTCCCTGGATATTCGAGTTATCAAAGCCTTCAATGTGTCTGGGTTCTACCGGCATTCTCAACAGTTTCTGCATTTCAGCCATAATTCTGTTCGTATGTCTTTCCGGATCTACGATCTGTACCTGTTTCAATTTTTCCAAACGGTATTCCTTTGCATTTTTTTCTGACAGCTCCACGATTCTTTTTTTGTCACCAACCTTTGGAACGATCAGCTTTACATTAGGAATTTCTACAGAAAGGTGAAACGGAAGCAGTACTTCTTTAGAATCAGAACTAAACTTTTGTCGGATTTCAATCAGGGCTTCTTCCATAATATCTTCATCACTTTCTTCAAGGATCTTTTTGATCTCTGTAGTAAAACTCTGAATGATATTTCCGTTTCTGATCTTAAAGAAATTCACATAAGCAGCTGTTTCGTCGCTGGTCATTCCAAAAACATCCACATCATCAATATTTGGGTTGACCACTGTATTTTTAGCCTGATAATCTTCTAAGATATCCAGTCTTTCCTTGATGATCTGGGCCTCTTCAAACTTAAGATTTTCGGCATGCTTCATCATTTGATTCACCAGATATTCTTTTGCTTTCCGGAAATCCCCTTTGATAATTCCACGGATAGCATCAATCTTTTCATCATAATCTTCCTTACTTTCCAGATCTTCACATGGGCCTTCACAGTTTTTAATGTGATATTCCAGGCATACTTTATATTTCCCTTCTGCTATTTTAGAAGGGGAAAGATTAAGATTACAGGTCCTGAGCTTATAAATATGCTTAATGGTATCCAATAAAATCTTTGCAGGACGCACTTTGGCATAAGGTCCGTAATATTCAGATCCGTCTTTTACCACATTTCTGGTCAGAAATATCCTCGGAAAACTTTCATTTTTTATGCAGATCCACGGATACGTTTTATCATCCTTCAGTAATACGTTGTAAAATGGGCGGTGTTCTTTGATCAGGTTGTTTTCCAGTAAAAGTGCGTCGTATTCACTGTTAACGATAGTTGTTTCTAAACGGACAATCTTGCCTACCATAATCTTGATACGGTAACCTGGAAGATTTTTGTTGAAGTAGGAGAGAACCCTCTTCTTTAAATGTTTCGCTTTTCCTACATACAGCAATTGATCGTTTTTATCATAATAACGATAAACGCCCGGTTCTGATGGTAAAGTTTTGAGCTGTAATTCTAAAGAAGGATTCATATAACAAAATTACGGAATCCATCCGGGATTTAAAAGAACAAAACTGCAGAGTTTTCTGCAGTTTTAACATGTATGTTTAAATTAGATCCGGGTTCGAGAGTCGGGGCGTTTTAAGGCTTGAGAGTTTTATCTGATGTCTAATATTTGAATCCTATATCTACTCAAAAATTCACCATTCACTTGCAAAGCAAAATTCACGATTGATTCTAGTAATTAATCCGGAATCTGAACTCTTGATTTCCTTTTCCTGACGCTTATCCCGAACTCAGATTGAAATTAAGTTCTATCCGTTATTCATTGAAGTGTATTCACTCACCAGGAAGCTGAAATAATCCCATTCAACAGAGTTCTTAGGATACTTTTTCATAAATTCTGTATTGTCACCGAACAGAAATTCATAGTTATCTTCAAAGTCATCTTTGTGAAGCCACATTACCTTGTCCCCTTTCTTTACATAATAAGATTTGATAACACCGCCGCCAAGCTGAGGAGAACCCATCATAGAAAAACCATTAGTTTCCTTAGCTCTCGGATCATGATATACTGAAATAATATCACTGAATTCAGGATTGATCAGCTGCATCAGGAATTCCTTGTCATCTTTTTTATTTTTTAAAGAAACGGTTTGGTTGACAAAATGTATTCTGCCGCCAGCTGTATTCTTGGTAAGTTTTTTGGTGCCGAAGTTTCTGATGTTGCTCATATATTTCCCGACTTTTGCAATTTTTTCTGCATTGCTGGGGTATACATACATTTCGTTGATCTGTTCAGCATTGAATACTTCATTTTTTTTAGTGATGCTGTCTTTCAAAACAACTTCATAGATTTGTCCTTTTTTAGTTTCAATCTTGCCGCAGAAACCTTTATGGGTTGTTCCGTCTTTTAAAATAATAGTTGATGTTTTTTTCGGAGAAGGTGAATTAAACCCCTCGTTGAAGAGATAAGTTTCCATTTTTTTAATCTCTTCCTTGGAATATTTTACCTTCTGGGCAAAAGTTGCAGTGCCTGCAATACATAATGTAAGCAGTAGAGTTTTAAGTTTCATAGGTTATTGATAATTGTTTTTAATTTAGGAGGTAAAAATAGCAAAATAATCTACGCATAATCAGAAAAACATAGGACTGTGAAATTTAGCTTTTCCAATTATGGTTAAATGTGTAATTTTAAGGAAATTTTTAGAAATGATATACGGTGTAGATGTTTTTACTTTCCATGATGTTCTGGAAATCTGTAAAAAGCCAAATAAAGCTAAACTTAATAAAGCAGCTAAAGAACAGATCCTGAAATCCCAGAAAAATGTTCAGAAAATAGTAGAGTCCGATAGATGTGTTTATGGGATCAATACGGGATTCGGGCCGCTTTGTGATACTAAGATATCGGCTGACGAAACGGCTCAGCTGCAGTATAACCTTATCATTTCTCACGCGGTAGGGGTAGGAAAGCCTATCGACAAGGAATTTTCCAAAATCATGATCATTGCTAAAGTTCATGCCTTATCTAAAGGTTTTTCAGGCGTTTCTCTGGAAGTAATTGAAAGACTGATCCTGATGCTTGAAAAAGATATCATTCCCGTAGTGCCGGAGCAGGGTTCTGTTGGAGCATCCGGAGATTTAGCTCCTCTTGCCCATCTTGTGCTTCCGTTACTAGGACTGGGACAGGTCTGGGAAGGAGATCAGATCTTTGAAACGATGGAAGTTTTAGAAAGACACGATCTTGATCCATTGGTACTAGGTCCAAAAGAAGGTCTTGGACTGATCAACGGGACACAGTTTATTCTGGCTCATGCCATAAAAGGTTTAGAAAAGTTTGAATACTTATTAAACCTTGCAGATATGACAGCAGCAATGAGTATTGAAGCTTACAGAGGTTCCGAAAGTCCGTTTAAAAAAGAGCTTCATGACATCAGACCTTTTGAAGGAAGCAAAAAAGTAGCGGCCAGAATGGTGAAGTTTTTAAAAGGTTCTGAAAATATGAAAGCTCATGAAGACTGCGAGAGAGTTCAGGATCCTTATTCCATGAGATGTGTACCACAGGTGCATGGTGCCAGCAGAAATGCTTTTGAACACCTTAAAATGATGGCTGAAACAGAACTGAATTCAGTGACAGACAACCCGATCGTTCTAAGTGCTGAAGAGTCTATTTCCGGAGGGAATTTCCACGGACAGCTGATGGCACTTCCTTTAGATTATGCGACACTGGCTGTTGCTGAATTGGGAAATATTTCAGATAGAAGAAGTTATTTACTATTAGAAGGGAAATACGGACTTCCAAGATTATTGACAGAAAGCTCAGGACTGAATTCAGGATTCATGATCCCACAATATACTTCTGCAGCATTGGTTACGGAAAATAAGACATTATGCTTCCCGGCATCAGCAGACTCCATTCCTACAAGTCTAGGACAGGAAGATCACGTTTCTATGGGAAGTATTTCCGGTAGAAAATTCAATCAGGTTTTAGGAAATCTGGTAAATATTTTATCAGTAGAACTAATGTTTGCAGCACAGGGACTGGAATTCAGAAGGCCCTCCAAATGTTCCAAGATCATAGAAGAAAACTTTGCCATTATCCGTTCTAAGGTGAAAAAACTGGAAGATGACAGGCTGATCGGAAAAGATATGCTTGCAATTGCTGAACTGATCAATGAAAGAAGGTTTAATGTAGATGCCTAATGATGTTGTTTCAGTTTTGAAGCATTAATAAAAATATTCCAAAAACTACATGTACAGAAGTTTTCAAAACAAATAATTTCAAGCTTCCTCTTAATGGGGAAGCTTTTATCTTTAAACCTTTAAAATATCTTAAATTAATAATACAATGATCCTAAAAAGAACCGACTCCTCAGACATAGATTTCCAAGAGTTAGTAAGACTTCTTGATGCCGATCTCGCTATACGTGATGGGG
The Chryseobacterium sp. W4I1 DNA segment above includes these coding regions:
- the uvrC gene encoding excinuclease ABC subunit UvrC; its protein translation is MNPSLELQLKTLPSEPGVYRYYDKNDQLLYVGKAKHLKKRVLSYFNKNLPGYRIKIMVGKIVRLETTIVNSEYDALLLENNLIKEHRPFYNVLLKDDKTYPWICIKNESFPRIFLTRNVVKDGSEYYGPYAKVRPAKILLDTIKHIYKLRTCNLNLSPSKIAEGKYKVCLEYHIKNCEGPCEDLESKEDYDEKIDAIRGIIKGDFRKAKEYLVNQMMKHAENLKFEEAQIIKERLDILEDYQAKNTVVNPNIDDVDVFGMTSDETAAYVNFFKIRNGNIIQSFTTEIKKILEESDEDIMEEALIEIRQKFSSDSKEVLLPFHLSVEIPNVKLIVPKVGDKKRIVELSEKNAKEYRLEKLKQVQIVDPERHTNRIMAEMQKLLRMPVEPRHIEGFDNSNIQGTNPVSACVVFKDGRPSKADYRIFHPKTVVGANDFATMEEVIYRRYKRMLDEGEDLPQLILIDGGKGQLSSAVKSLRLLGLYGKITIVGIAKRLEEIFFPEDSIPLYLDKKSETLKILQRVRDEAHRFGVKHHRTRRKNSTIKSELEEIPGVGEKTIELLLSKLKSVKRIKESNLETLEEILGKSKAKVIWEFFNGQ
- a CDS encoding DMT family transporter is translated as MQKLALFRLHLIVFLWGFTAILGKLIQANAQILVFYRMLFAAIFLFVFIRIYKKESIKVSKKIFFQLAGIGFAMALHWYCFFYSIKVSNVSIALSCLSLSTLFASILEPIIFKRKIDVSEVVMGAVIVACILLIFKTEFHFKEGIIYGVLCAVFGTVFSVFNGKMFGKTSSGNIIFYEIFCGWFILMLFYVGTGHIFEMNEINYRDLALICLLASVFTAFPMLESVKLMKYISPFTLILTVNLEPVYGIVLAFFIFGDSEEMSPIFYIASGVMILAIIVNGLLKSRKIKKQKTFN
- a CDS encoding PorV/PorQ family protein, which encodes MMKKYFLLAFLLLFGMSQSQIIRKYSNEFLNIGAGARGLAMGGAVISNQDDVYSPMWNPAGLMAIERDWQGAAMHAEYFESIAKYDYLAYAKVLEEGVFGVSVVRLGVDNILNTTQMIDAEGNIDYDKITKFSQSDYAAILSYAFHPAGNPKLDVGVNAKIVYRNVGKFASGYGFGFDIGAIYKADNGWKFGGMLRDATTTVNFWSINQKELSTVVNGEEFNPAPKDKMELTMPKLNAGASKVFNINSSLYVLPEAGINVDFAKTAALISTDFASITPYAGAELGYQKMIFVRLGVNRFQSITDIEDLKRKVSFQPSAGIGIKYRGLTLDYAITNSGIGGSNFYSNFFSLKLDMGQFRND
- a CDS encoding GNAT family N-acetyltransferase: MKLNSNITIKTDRLILKPIVEDYADDINTYFTAEITRYMPFNPEGNMNDVLSFVDHSKKSLLNNTDLVMVAVDSDENFMGCCGIHHITSESIEVGLWLKKSVQGVGLGTEIIINLIQFIENHFTFKYILYPVDEENIASKKIPEKLGFIPYKKYKKNKGSSFLNIVEYRKYYSE
- the hutH gene encoding histidine ammonia-lyase, producing MIYGVDVFTFHDVLEICKKPNKAKLNKAAKEQILKSQKNVQKIVESDRCVYGINTGFGPLCDTKISADETAQLQYNLIISHAVGVGKPIDKEFSKIMIIAKVHALSKGFSGVSLEVIERLILMLEKDIIPVVPEQGSVGASGDLAPLAHLVLPLLGLGQVWEGDQIFETMEVLERHDLDPLVLGPKEGLGLINGTQFILAHAIKGLEKFEYLLNLADMTAAMSIEAYRGSESPFKKELHDIRPFEGSKKVAARMVKFLKGSENMKAHEDCERVQDPYSMRCVPQVHGASRNAFEHLKMMAETELNSVTDNPIVLSAEESISGGNFHGQLMALPLDYATLAVAELGNISDRRSYLLLEGKYGLPRLLTESSGLNSGFMIPQYTSAALVTENKTLCFPASADSIPTSLGQEDHVSMGSISGRKFNQVLGNLVNILSVELMFAAQGLEFRRPSKCSKIIEENFAIIRSKVKKLEDDRLIGKDMLAIAELINERRFNVDA